GACGCTATCCACATCCATACCCAGTTCCAGATCATATTTTTTAAGTTTTTGTACAATCTCTTCCAGAGATTTTTTGCCAAAATTACGGAATTTAAGCATTTCCGCTTCGGTTTTGGAAACCAATTCACCAATAGTATTGATGTTTGCCATTTCCAAGCAGTTAGCAGCACGAACTGTGAGCTCAATTTCTTTTACGCTCATACGCAAGATACGCTCTTTTTCTTCCAGGTCAGGATCCAATTCCACATCTCTAATGTATTCTGGTTCAGTTTCGAACAGGCTAATCTTGGCAGCCATATCTTTGAGTATTTTTGCCGCCAAGAATAGTGCAATCATTGGTTCAACAGCACCGTTGGAATGGATTTCAAGAATTAGTCTATCGAAATTCATGCGTTCTTTTACACGTTGATGACTAACCGAGAAATTCACCTTCAGAATAGGAGAGTAGATACTATCGATGGGAATAAAACCTAAGGCTTTCCCTTCTGTATTCTGACGATCGGCAGACACGTATCCGCGCCCGATTCCAACGATCATTTCAATTTTAAGATCGATGTCTTCGGTAACTTCCAGAAGATACAGGTCTTTGTTGATAATCTTGACATTAGCATTTTCCTGAATCATATTTGCGGTAATAATTCCCTTGCCTTTATGTTCAAGAATAATGGTATTTTCTTCTACGGTATTGGATTCTATCACGAGTTGTTTGATTCT
This DNA window, taken from Candidatus Cloacimonadota bacterium, encodes the following:
- a CDS encoding DNA-directed RNA polymerase subunit alpha, encoding MMYLEPLQMPESVEHDKDTYSRNYGRFEIGPLEPGFGTTMGNTLRRILLSSIQGAAVRFVRIEGLHHEFTPIPGTNSDYLDLILRIKQLVIESNTVEENTIILEHKGKGIITANMIQENANVKIINKDLYLLEVTEDIDLKIEMIVGIGRGYVSADRQNTEGKALGFIPIDSIYSPILKVNFSVSHQRVKERMNFDRLILEIHSNGAVEPMIALFLAAKILKDMAAKISLFETEPEYIRDVELDPDLEEKERILRMSVKEIELTVRAANCLEMANINTIGELVSKTEAEMLKFRNFGKKSLEEIVQKLKKYDLELGMDVDSVYRKIREARSRGIISADETTAEVAQTEQVAVPGKKGKAASATPRKPVPSPKKKVKNATQS